The DNA region TACCCTGACCGAATACTAAATAATATATAGTCTTTCactgcttgattttttttattccctCAGGCAGACAGTTATCTTCAAAGTCGTTCTGAGTCTAAAATGTCTTTACACGATTAAGATTTGCTTCGCTTTGCAGTTACAGCTGTGTGATAGCTCAGAAActggaactacatgtatattgcttgACGTAGCGCTGACTGTCACGGACAAACCATTTAAGAATGCGAATTCTTAGTTTCTGCGCAATGGTTACTGATATTTCTTTGAAACCTAAACAGAATCGGTAAAaatgatacaatcataattatagtGCTTATGTGTATAGTTGTGCCTTTCGGTTACTTAGCCCAGCCTTGCTGTATAATAAGAACGTTGCACCGAAATAAAGAAATGCGATTACGATGTAATCTTATCATCAGCGATAAGATCTTAAATCTTTCGTCACGATGTGCCTGTGTTTAAAAGCAAAATACGCAAAGTGCAACTCCAAACAATGCCTTTTGACACTGCCTGCGAATTAAACGTGGGCGACACAAAAGGTCTCCAAGGACACCATGCAGTGGGTGAAGATGTGTTGTCGATTTTTGTCGCCACGCATTTTGAGttttgagtgatggcagtgttGGGGATAGCCCTGAGTTAATAAAACTGGAGATTTTAGGCATGAACACAATTCAAAACCATATGAGCCTGGTGCCATTTTAATCATGTTAATAGTGATTTCTGCCCCGTAGGATGTGAAGTCACCGTCTAAGAGATGCGCTGAGTGTCAGAAAGTGTCGGCCAAGATCATGGCGGAGAAAGAAGTGCAGGAAACAATCGGAGTTCTGCGGGACAGACTGCGGGTGAGACATCCACTATTATATAACCATTATGATTATGACAACTTATCGTCTTATTGGCAGCTCTTCgagattttaaagggatggtagagtattggttgaggtgaggattcagcttttaactttttgtgagatactacAAACCACTttgtaaaatataaaagagcatacaattctaagaggaatattcaacgtttatttgatgaaaatcggttttgaaatggctgatatatatatatatatatatatatatatatatattgtattatatatatatatatataaagtaaaacaaagcgatacctaatgaaaggtgggtcccaccttttatcatgatcgctttgttttggatatctcagccatttcaaaactaattttcatcaaatcaacttttgaATTACTTTTATAATtcatatgctctttcattttattttataagaggtttctcattttctcaaaaaatcatcatcaaaaaaacgatggaaacctgaagccccatgtCAACAAAAACTGTCCCATCTGTTTAACTGCGTATATGATTACATCTTGTCTTAGCGAATTATGCCAATGTGTATACACGGTGTACCAAAATTATCATTCTGCGGATGGCAACACAATCTGAACACATTCAAGTTATCTCATAGGCTTCTGAAGTGTCGAGTACTAATTGTGCAATGCATtgtctataggcctacagttaGGTAAGGAATGACGATGGTATGGtacaacatttgaaaacaacataattGACAGCTGTAACATAAAGATGAATAAGCAACTCCCATGTGTTGTGTTACTTAAATTTCTTCCTACACATGGTAATATTCACTATGTTTTTCCACTGACCACAAGAAATAGTCGGGGAGGAATGCACAATTAAATATGCGATCGCCGTTATTTAGTGTGTCAAATTTCGTATTGCAAGATATTGCTTTTGGTCTGACGTATTCATGAATACAAATCTTCATGCGCAAtattttccggggggggggggaactattAGCCTTTTCTGCGTGAAGATTGTCATATGAATAATTACAAGTGTTTGACTGTACGATTGATAACAATGCGTACAGATAAAGTAATTGTACTGAAGGCATCTAGATAGGAACCACACCTGTttgtcagttgtatcacagaaCTCGGACTGTGGTCAAATTTGCTCACGTTCTCTGTACACAGATTATGCAGATAATGGTTGACGACTGCGCTGCAATGTTTGAgcagaagaagataaagaaatgGAAAGCGGCTCGAAGGAAGTCTGGAGAAACAGACTACCAGTTGAAATGGACCGTGGTTGCATCCATAGTTGTCATGTCGATGTGTTACTTGCTACGTCTTCTCCGGAGTATACAGCCTGAACCCTGCTTACCCAAGGAGGACATTGATGTTGTGCAAACGTGACCACTCGAACTTTCAAATTTGACTGTAAAACGTGCTGTTGGTAAAAAACAAGCGAGATACAGAATGCAATGCAGGCCTTTTAAATATTAGATAGGTAGCTTTGGTGTAATGTCATATTTTATACTCTATATATAAACGACACAGTCAGCGGCCAAAGTAAGATGATTATAGGGAAACAAGACTCCGGACAACACTGAAATAAACAATATTTAAAAAACAGTATTTCGATACGGTCAAACTACTACGCAACATCTTGTCTAAataattcaaattaaaaaaaaaaatatagatattgTATATATAGCTTGAGAGCAAATTTAATGTCAGTGATGCACGCAAACCACTTAAAACGTGCAAAGAATTTGTAGCTTCGGTATACTTTGTTATGttgaacaaaaatattcaaattattttatgcgtttttgtaggcctatatgtttgtttgtgtgtttgtgcatgtatgTTCATGTTGCGTGATAACTTCTGCCGCTGTCCACAATACGAATGTGTGTTTGGCCGACACGttcatttaatttgatttgtcaTTATAGATCGTGTACggataattttttcttttaaatttattGCATATTTACTCAAGGTATCAATTTCTTGCTGAACACGGCGTTATACAAACCATgctgaaaactcattttcatatttagtTCTTGGTTATACTGAAATCTCAGTTTCCTCATCATGTTTGGATACTGAATGTCAAAgatatagagaaagagagaaagagggaagaGAGGGCGATTCTGGGTACACGTCACGAttccgacacccacgagtcatacagcctattGCAGTCATACAACCTACGAATCAAAAAGCACATATTGAGAATAGATACTTAGTGAGcaaggcccacgagctcgacatcaagtaaaagtGGCCCACGAGCTATACGAACAGAACTACACGAGCTCGACACTCTGCACATAATGCATACTAGTCCGACACTATACATGCCAGTATtcgcaaacaaggcccacgactCAGACACTAGGAAAAAAGGCCCATGAGATGGACATTGCATCACGGGGCATAAATCACGCAGTGCTtgtctcgtggaccttgtttgcctagtgtcggattCGTGGGATTTATCTACTAGCGGGTCTAcaagtgtcgagctcatgggccttatttgcccaGTGTCGAGCTGGTGGACCTTATTGCGTGTCGAGCTCATAGACCGTATGACTTTATGACTCGTGAGCCATTTTATCAATGTCAAGTTCGTATGCAATATGACCCGTGGGTTTCAGGCTCATGGGATAGTCCCGAGATTCTCGCATGGGTGAAGAATGATGTTTGTGTGTTGGTGTATTTTACTGCTTACAGATCGTTATCCGAAGGTTGTAGCtattccgaagcttcgttattcccaaggtcTGTTATATTCCCAGGGTACATTAgtctaaaaataaaatacaattcaTTAGTCTGAAGATGAAAAAGGATTCGTTTTTCCGAAAATTAAATAGAATCCGTTATTACGAAGGTCTGTTAGTCTCAAAATGGGAAAGGGGTTCATTATTCCATAGGTTTGTCAGTGTTTGTTaacctgaaaatgaaatcaggttCGTTCGTCCAAAATTATTGAATTAAATTCAGATTTtcgaaaatcaaataaaattctTCTAGTGACAGAATATGGTGTTGtaattacaaaaagaaagaaagaaaggataaTTGGGCAACGAAAATTGGGTATGTTGTCAGCGGATGATAATATACTTGTATACTTTTGGGCAAAGCATGTGCTATACGTCAGGAATATTGACTTTGATTTTATCTCAACAATTGCTATACCTGAGCTAATGGATTTAGATGTAGTTATAGTTATAACAGTGATGATAAATGTATAGATGTTGAGATAATCGCTGGTGGTAATGATGCTAATGATTGATGACAACAACAATTAGAATAATGATGACAATTCCGATTATCACTGAAGTCCTAATGCTAATTACAATTAAAGTTAGATAGATTTACATGGTGATATTTAGATATTACATTTCAATTCAACACTGTATTTAATGCAAGAGTTATTATCAGATGTATGTCATAATAAATGCAGTATGacagatgaaaataaaatcacaatGGGCAGGTGATAGTATTAGATTTCATGCATTGTTATATTCTTAATTgatcattttgtttgaatattttcGGAGAATATAACgtgaatatgcaaattgaaatctgagtgtgtgtgtgcatgtttatgattatatatatatatatataatatatatatatatatatatatatatatatatatatatatagcaataataaagtcacaacagaggaatgcaggaAATGCATTAATggccaatcttgatttaatgaataatccgaattttcgaggatccttcctcttcatcagggatgactttattattgctatttctagtactgccaatacgcggaacaactacaatatatatatatatatatatatatatatatatatatatatatatatatatatatatagcaataataaagtcacaacagaggaatgcaggaAATGCATTAATggccaatcttgatttaatgaataatccgaattttcgaggatccttcctcttcatcagggatgactttattattgctatttctagtactgccaatacgcggaacaactacaatatgtatatatatatatatatatatatatatatatatatatatatatatatatatatatatatatatatatatatatatatatatatatagtgtataataaatcatatatataggcctacgaaGTATGTGCGATACATGTATGCGTAggtatatgagtgtgtgtgtgtgttgaagtGAAGTGGAATATAGGTTACAGATATAGAACTCCTGCAATTACTGTTTGAATACCCATCTCATTACCGCCCCATCCCATTCTATTCTCCTTCAGAGCCGGACGTTTAATCTGAACTGCAACATCATATTACTTTTTAAGGGAATCAAATTTAGGGACTGtaggttgaggtggggattcatgttttgaacattcctaagtgagataatgaaaagcctcttatgaaatatgaaagagcatgtaattttaaaaataattcaacgtttatttgatgaaaattggttttcaaatggctgagatatccaaaaaagtactaataataaaaggcgacatgccacaactttattaggatctctttgtttcaccttgttttttggatatctcggccatttcaaaaccgattttcatcgaataaacttttgataccccttagaactgcatgctctttgacatctcatagagtggtttctgaatatctcgcaaaacgtcaaaagctaaatcctcacctcgaccagaactgtacacacccttttaGGACTCTGAATTTCTATAATCCAGATGCATACCGAGTAGGGATGAGGGTTCCCTTTTCTAGCGACCATGAAGATGTTGAAAACTTGATACTTTAATGGTCTCTATACTTGTCACAAAATTTTGCGCCCTTGCATGGCAACTGAATAATGTGCAACGGTTCAGAGATCTGCTGGCCAGTGTGATAGTCAGTTTAATTGACTACCCACCGCCCTGTCAACAGATCTACTGACGTAGGTACCCTAAGCAGAGCCAGAGCAGAGCGGTAGAATCGCGCCATCTATTGACGGGCAGCCAAAGAATGGCATCCTGCTTGAATCTCTGCAtgataagctgttattttcgcgtatgAGGAGGTCTAGGACATTTTCGCgaaatgttgttttcgcgaatggAATCTTTGGCTATTGTAACTGAACTATTAGCCTCGCACATtgcgacattttcgcgtgttgttaaattcgcgaaattcgcgaaaattaaaccctcgtgaaaatGACAGCTTATACTGAGAGTCCGTCGCATGCTGGATAGTCGCAGGGAGGGTGACGGTGCGTGTTTCTCACGCATGCTTGGCTTTCGATCACTTCACTATCATAAACATGTGGTATGATCGACTTTGGGCTATTATACAATGAAGTTACGTTACCACAgctcaatgaaatgaaaataaagacatTTTAATCAGAGAGATAATCTCTCTTCCTCAATTCTAGTCTGGTTTGTT from Diadema setosum chromosome 1, eeDiaSeto1, whole genome shotgun sequence includes:
- the LOC140232758 gene encoding uncharacterized protein — protein: MFHTCGNVSPPGSVREDKVTGDVKSPSKRCAECQKVSAKIMAEKEVQETIGVLRDRLRIMQIMVDDCAAMFEQKKIKKWKAARRKSGETDYQLKWTVVASIVVMSMCYLLRLLRSIQPEPCLPKEDIDVVQT